One stretch of Alphaproteobacteria bacterium DNA includes these proteins:
- a CDS encoding cytochrome b gives MKKYHLTQRIIHWLMAVFILFLLVLGFVMTNFPLENKYFYYNLHKSFGVILLFLIILRVMLRLKFKAPKLPFKVRKLEKKLKQMTFLSLYLLMFLVPLSGWLMSNSHGYGVKLFQLKMPNLMAKNEFIANISSYTHQYLAYIIAFIVLFHIIAAFKHVFYDGKNIIKRIW, from the coding sequence ATGAAAAAATATCATCTTACACAGAGAATTATACATTGGTTAATGGCTGTATTTATATTGTTTTTACTGGTCTTAGGCTTTGTGATGACTAATTTTCCATTGGAAAACAAGTATTTTTATTATAATTTACACAAATCATTTGGTGTTATTTTGCTTTTTTTAATAATTTTAAGAGTGATGTTAAGGTTAAAATTTAAAGCACCAAAACTACCTTTTAAAGTGCGTAAATTAGAAAAAAAGCTTAAGCAAATGACTTTTTTATCATTATATTTGCTGATGTTTTTAGTGCCTTTGTCGGGTTGGTTAATGTCTAATTCACATGGTTATGGTGTGAAATTATTTCAGCTAAAAATGCCTAATCTAATGGCAAAAAACGAGTTTATTGCTAACATATCTTCTTATACTCATCAATATTTAGCGTATATTATTGCATTTATAGTTTTGTTTCATATAATCGCTGCTTTTAAACATGTTTTTTATGATGGAAAGAATATAATAAAAAGAATCTGGTGA
- a CDS encoding class I SAM-dependent methyltransferase, with translation MKHEIKLIEIEHKLYLHDVTENLKINIDFVKFCNSNRGKSLKKEGLVKALGKISDDMHIYDLTAGLGRDAMVMALLGHQVTMLEQNKLLYEMLSAAQHDLANSAYQDVAKNLTLLNQDSKEFCANLTYCKTNIFYLDPMFPMRSKSAKVKKELQILQKICATENKLENFIELVKSKGKVVLKRPKFAPELKVKAHHIIKGSKIDFYVF, from the coding sequence ATGAAGCATGAGATCAAGCTTATTGAGATAGAGCATAAACTATATTTACATGATGTGACTGAAAATTTGAAAATTAATATTGATTTTGTCAAATTTTGTAATTCAAATAGAGGAAAAAGCTTAAAAAAAGAGGGCTTAGTTAAAGCCTTAGGTAAAATTTCAGATGATATGCATATCTATGATTTAACGGCAGGTCTTGGAAGAGATGCTATGGTTATGGCTTTGCTTGGTCATCAAGTTACTATGTTAGAGCAAAATAAATTATTATATGAAATGCTAAGCGCAGCTCAGCATGACTTAGCCAATTCTGCATATCAAGATGTGGCTAAAAACTTAACGCTCTTAAATCAAGATAGTAAAGAATTTTGTGCCAATTTAACTTACTGTAAAACTAATATATTTTATTTAGACCCAATGTTTCCAATGCGTAGTAAGAGTGCTAAGGTGAAAAAAGAGCTGCAAATATTACAAAAAATTTGTGCAACTGAAAATAAGCTTGAGAATTTTATAGAGTTAGTTAAAAGCAAAGGTAAGGTCGTTCTAAAAAGACCTAAATTTGCCCCTGAACTTAAAGTTAAGGCACATCATATTATTAAAGGGAGTAAAATAGATTTTTATGTATTTTAA
- the trxA gene encoding thioredoxin, which yields MVKSTNDQDFAQDVLKSENLVLVDFWAEWCGPCKQLAPVLEQLATEYEGKVKILKLNIEDSPETPTTYQVRGIPNLLLFKDGEIVDSKVGALPKKTLADWLDSNLA from the coding sequence ATGGTAAAAAGTACAAATGATCAAGATTTCGCACAAGATGTGTTAAAAAGTGAAAACTTAGTTTTAGTTGATTTTTGGGCAGAATGGTGTGGTCCTTGCAAGCAATTAGCTCCAGTTTTAGAACAGCTTGCTACTGAGTATGAAGGTAAAGTTAAGATCTTAAAGTTAAATATAGAAGACAGCCCAGAAACTCCTACAACATATCAAGTTAGGGGAATACCAAACTTACTTTTATTTAAGGATGGGGAAATAGTAGATAGTAAAGTAGGTGCTTTACCTAAAAAAACATTAGCAGATTGGCTGGATAGTAATTTAGCATAA
- the greA gene encoding transcription elongation factor GreA gives MANFPITKQGYTKIQAELDKLKTIERPAVISAIAEAREHGDLKENAEYHSARDKQSFIEGRVLDLQDKISRAQIVDPALITDKIVRFAATVTLFDLTQEQEITYQIVSEYEADLNNNLISVTSPIARSLLGKEAGDGVEVSTPKGIKEYEVIKIEYK, from the coding sequence ATGGCTAATTTTCCAATCACAAAACAAGGATACACAAAGATACAAGCTGAATTAGATAAGTTAAAAACTATTGAAAGACCAGCTGTAATTAGTGCTATAGCTGAAGCTAGAGAGCATGGTGACTTAAAAGAAAATGCAGAATATCACTCAGCTAGAGACAAGCAAAGTTTTATAGAGGGTAGAGTTTTAGATTTGCAAGATAAAATATCTAGAGCGCAAATTGTCGACCCAGCTTTAATTACAGATAAAATTGTGAGATTTGCAGCCACAGTTACTTTATTTGACTTAACGCAGGAGCAAGAAATAACTTACCAAATAGTTAGTGAGTATGAAGCAGATCTAAATAATAATTTAATTTCTGTTACCTCACCTATTGCAAGAAGTTTACTTGGCAAGGAGGCGGGTGATGGAGTAGAAGTTAGCACTCCGAAAGGAATCAAAGAATATGAAGTAATAAAAATTGAATATAAATAG